The window TCGAGCGTCGACTGCGAGGCGACGAACAGCGCCGGAGCGATGACCACACGATACGGGGACAGGTCGGAGTCGCGGCCCACGAAGTCCGTGTTCACCCCGAGGTCGAGCAGGGCATGATGCCATGCGGACACCCGCGCCTTGTAGTCGATCCGGGCCGGCGTCGCCTCCTGCTCGAGGCTCCACCACGAGTCCCAATCGGCAACGATCGCGACCGCCTGGCGCCCCACCGAGGATCCTGCCAGCTGCTCCAGCCGCTTCAGTTCACCGCCTAGCTGGACGACCTCGCGCCAGATGCGCGTATCCGTTCCCGCGTGAGGGACCATGCCGGAGTGGAACTTCTCGCCACCGCGCTGGGACTGCCGCCACTGGAAGAACATGATTCCGTCGGCGCCCCGCGCGATGGCCTGGTAGGAGAGCGCGCGCATCTGATCGGGGCGCTTGGGGGCGTTCAGTGCCCGCCAGTTCACGGCGCCCGTCGCCTGCTCCATCAGCACCCACGGAGTGCCCGGCTTCAGCGAGCGCATCAGGTCGCGCTGTAGGGCGGCGTCCTTCCACGATCCGGGATCGGCCGGGTCAGGATAGGCGTCGTCGCTTACGAAGTCGACGTCGTCCGCCCACGACCAGTAGTCGGCCGGCTTGAACATGCCCATGAAGTTCGTGGTGATGGGGATGCCCGGGCTGTGCGCCCGGAGAACCTCGGCTTCGGCGCGGTGATTCTCCAGGAGGACGTCCGATGCGAATCGGTCGAAGTCGAGCAGCTGGGCAGGGTTCCGGAACGTCGGAGCGGCTCGCGGAGGAAGGATCTCCTCGAAGGCCGAATAGCGCTGCGACCAGAACTCGGTTCCCCAGCGCCGATTGAGCTCGTCAATGGTTGCGTACTTCCGCTGTAGCCAGTGGCGGAAGGCCGCGGCCGACTCGTCGCCGAAGTCGCGCGGGTTGTCATTGCCGAACTCGTTGCCGATGTGCCAGGTGATGAGTGCCGGGTGTCGTCCGTAGCGCTCGGCAAGCGCACGCACCAGCCGGAGAGACAGTCGCCGATACGTGGACGAGCTCGGGTTGAAGTGCTGTCGGCTTCCCGGCGACAGCACATGGCCCCACTCGTCGGTGAGAAGCACCTCCGGGTACGCCGAGGTCAACCACGGCGGAGGGCTGGCGGTCGCGGTGGCGAGGTCGACGCGGATGCCCGCACGGTGGAGCAGCTCGAAGACCCGGTCGAGCCAGCCGAACTCGAAGCGTCCCTCTTCGGGCTCGAGTTGCGCCCAGGAGAAGACGCCGACCGTCGCGACCGTGACTCCCGCCTCCTGCATCAGGCGGATGTCCTCAGCCCACACATCCTCGGGCCACTGTTCAGGGTTGTAATCCGCTCCGTACCAGAAACGCATTCGTACTCCTTCGTCTATATTCGGTAAATTATTTGCAGAGTCGCACGACGCAGAGAGGCCCCGAATGACCACCGCCGCTGAACCCAGCCCGCTTCAGCTTCTCCGTGATGCGCTGCCAACGCTCACGGGGGCGCGCCTTCGTGTCGCCGAGGTCGTCCTCGCCGATCCGCTCGAGGCCGGACGGAAGTCGATCACGTGGCTCGCCACCCGCGCTGAAACACAGCCGGCGACCGTCACGCGGTTGTCGTCCTCGCTCGGATACTCCGGGTTTCCGGCATTCCGGGCCGCGATCGCGAGCGAAAGCGGCCGTGAGCTGCAGGCGGGCTGGGCGAGCGACATCGGAACCGACGTGGCACCCGATGATCCGCCGGAGACGATCATGAACGTGCTCGCCGGGCACCAGTTCCGAGCGCTGCGCAGCGCCCTGGCCAACGTCGACCTGGCGCGGATCGCTCGGGCTGCCGACCTCATCGCGTCGGCCGACCGCGTCGAGATCTTCGGAGAATGGGGTGACCATCCGCCCGCCGACGAGCTCCAGATGCGCCTGATGCGCCTCGGTGTGCCCGTGTGGATGCACGACGGCGCGTACGGGGCGAGAGTCGGCGCCAGCCTGCTCGGCCCGGAGGGGGTTGCGATCGCGATCTCGCGCAACGGCGACAGCGAGATCGCGCAAGCATTCCTGGCTGAGGCCGCCGCGCACGGCGCGACGACCATCGCCATCACAGGGGCCCCCGATGGGGCAGTGGGCGCGGCCTCCGACATCGTCCTCTTCACGGGAACCGGCGGCGGGCGCACCTGGACCGAATACTTCGCGGGACGCGCCAGCGACGGCTTCGTGGGCGGCGTGCTGTGGATGCTGGTCGCTCAGCGTCGCGGCGCTTCGTTCATGCTGCCCGGCTGAGCTGCCGAACCGCGTCATCGGAAGACGCGGACTCCCACGACGGTGGCCCACGCCGACCCGTTCGTGGCCTCCACGACGACCCGCAGCGCCGAGATGCGCTCGTCGAGTGCCACGTCGTGCGCGCGATGCCGCACCCGGTTACCGGTCACGCTGACGACCGTACGCCATCCGTCGGCGGTCTCCACGTCGACGCGGTAATCGCGGACGAGCTCGGGGATGACAGGGAATGGCGTGCGGTGGTGGTGCAGGTTGACGAGGTCTTCGTCCACGTCGTCGTTGAAGACCAACTCGACCCGTCCGATGCTGACGGCTTCCTTCCAGCGGACCTCGAGGTGCTCAGGCTGGTCGCCCGCCATCTCCGCAGACGACCAGAGCGCCGGCCCGCGGTACGGCCGGGCGAACCCGCCGGACACGTTCGACGGCCTGTAAGCCCGGGTGAACGGTGTCGCCTCGAACACCACTGACTGCCGTCGCAGCTCGGCGGCCGACCATGCATTGGACTGGGGCCGATGCAGGTCGGTAGCCGGTGTCCGGCTGAGCAGCCCGAGGGTGCCGTAGGGCGCTGGGCGGGGGTTCACCACGACCGACAGTCCGGCGGCACGGCGGATCAGGACCACCACATCCTCCGGCTCCGCCGGCTCGTATCCGAAGTCCGCTTCCAGCATGCTCAAGCCGCCCTGTACCTCCACCTCGCGGCGGTCGATGAAGCTCACCGGGATGTGATTCTCGCCGCCCGCGGTACTCCACAACTCCACGGTGACGCTGGTCGAACCCTCGGCCTCGATCAGAATCCGTATCCGGTCTAGACGCGGATCGACTGGAAGGTGCAGCCCGAAGTCGTGCTCGTCCAGCGGGTAGGACACGGCATCTTCCTCGACCGCGACGGCGAGCTCCGTGAGGGTCGATGAGGCACTGACCTCCCCCGTCAGTGCGAGGTCGTCGGCCGCCTCCCACGGCACGCCGAGCATCGAGGCGTCTCCGCGAAGCAGCAACTCGTGCAACTCCGTCAGCCTTTCGCTACCGATGGTGCGAGGCGGCTCGCCGTAGCGGGCCGCGAGGGCGGCGCCTGCGCCGGCCGCCTCCCCGGTGACCGCGCAGGTCGCCATGACCCGGGTGGTGCCGAAGGCGACGTGGCTGGCGGAGATGTCGCGTCCCGCCATGAGCATGTTCGTGACGTTGCGCGAGTAGAGCGAGCGGAAGGGGATGTGGTAGACGCCGGAGGTGAAGAGGTGCTTCGAGCCCTCGTCTGTCGAGTACATGCCTCCCGGCGGGTGCAGGTCGATGGACCAGCCACCGAAGCCGATCGTGTCCGGGAATCGGGTCTGCTCCATGATGTCGTTCTGCGTGAGCACGTAGTCGCCGACGAAGCGTCGGTATTCGCGTTTGCCCGGTACGGAGCCGACCCACTCCAGCGTCAGCGTATCGGCGTCGTAGAGGCCCGAGTTCTTGATGTGATCCCAGATGCCGTAGACGACGCCCCACAGCTCGTCCCTAATCGCTTCGTTGTCGTGGACGGCATCCAGCTCACCGCCCCATTCGATCCACCAGTAGTCGCATCCGTTGGCCCGGGTGTCGATCCGGCGGTGGGCGAGGATGCTCGTCGCGGCGATGTCCTTGGTGATCGAGGGCGGCACGAATCTGACAGGCTCGCCCACATCCTTGGTGTAGAAGAAGAGCGTGCTCCCGAGCATGTTGTCGTCAGGAACCTCGGGCGCCCACTCCTCGCCGTAGACCGATGCGGCCTCGCGTCCGGACGCGTACCAGGCTCCCGCGAGGTGGCCGACCAGTCCGTCGCCGCTCGCGTCGACGAAGACCGGGCCGGAGAACACGATGCGCTTCTCGGACCCCTGCTGCCACCCGGTCACCGATCGGATGATCCTCTCGTCGTCGGGCCCCTCGGCGTGGACCTCGGTCACGTCGGTGTTGAGGTAAAGAGAGATCAGCGGCTCCGCCCGGACCGCGTCCAGCACGACCTGGTCCCAGTAGAACGGGTTGCCTTCCGGGTTCCGGTACTGGTTCTCGAGGAACAGCTCGCCCATCACACCGGTCTCCCTCGCGAACTTCTGTGCGCCGTGGGCGGTGGCACCGCAGACCCATACCCGGATCTCGGAGCTGGAGTTTCCGCCGAGTACCGGCCGATTGTTGATGAGGGCGACAGTGGCGCCGGAGCGAGCGGCCCGGATCGCCGCCGCCACGCCGGCAAGACCACCGCCGATGACTGTCACATCCGACACGACGGTGTGTTGCTGCATCCCGCTCATACTCCTTCGACTTAAGCCGTGGAAAAAGAATAGCATCTGCCAACGGCTAACATGGCCCAAAGGACAAATGATTTGTAGATCGGACAGTATGACGACCTTCACCATCGGAGAAAGCGACTTCCTCCTCGACGGCTCTCCTTTCCGCATTCTCTCCGGGGCCATCCACTACTTCCGCGTCCACCCCGGCCAGTGGGAGGACCGGATCGTCGCTGCGCGCGAAATGGGACTGAACACCATCGAGACCTACGTCGCGTGGAACGAGCACGCCCCCGAGCGCGGTCGATTCGACACCGACGGCCGGCTCGACCTGGTTGGCTTCCTCCGGCTCGTACAGGACGCCGGGATGCACGCCATCGTGCGGCCCGGCCCGTTCATCTGCGCCGAGTGGGACAACGGCGGTCTGCCGGGCTGGCTCACGCGCGACTGCGGAGAGCACATCCGTCGATCCGACCCGGCCTACCTCGACGCGGTGGGGGAGTACTTCGCGCACGTTCTGCCGCTGCTTGCGCCGCTGCAGGTGGACTCGGGCGGACCGATCATCCTGATGCAGGTCGAAAACGAATACGGCGCCTACGGGTCGGACAAGGGGTACCTGTCCACCCTCGCTGACTGGATGCGTGCCGCGGGCATCACCGTCCCGCTCACCACGATCGACCAGCCGACCGATCAGATGCTCGCGGATGGCAGCCTTCCTGGACTGCATAAAACCGCATCCTTCGGGTCGAATGGCAGGGACAGGCTCGCCCGTCTGCGGCGCCACCAGCCGGATGGTCCGTTGATGTGCGCCGAGTTCTGGGACGGCTGGTTCGACCACTGGGGTGGCCGGCACAACACGACCGATCCGGAGGAGGCGGCGAGGCAGCTCGACGAGATCCTGTCGACCGGAGCCTCGGTGAACATCTACATGTTCCACGGAGGCACCAACTTCGGTCTCACGAACGGTGCGAACCACAAGGGGTACTACGAGCCGACGACCACCTCCTACGATTACGACGCCCCGCTCAGCGAGAACGGCGTGCGTACTCAGAAGTACGACGCCTTCCGCCGGGTGCTTTCCCGGTATACCGAGGTGCCGCCGCTGATGCGTCGCGACCCGGCGGCCTCGCCCGAGTTCGAGGTCGCGTTCGATACCGCGGCGCGGCTCCTATCCGTGCTGGCCGGGGACGCCGGGGAGTGTTTCGATACAGCGCCGACGATGGATGAGCTTGGCGCCTACCGGGGACTTGTGCTGTACCGCACGAACGTTCGAGGAGGAGTGCTGAGATTCGGCGAAATCCGCGACCGTGCCCACGTGCTGCTCGACGGTCGCAGTATCGCCGTACTCGAGCGCGAGCACAACGACCGCGCCGTCGATGTGCCAGATGGTGAAGGTGTACTGGAGATCCTCGTGGAGGATCAGGGGAGGGTGAACTACGGTCCGCGGATCGGTGAGGCGAAAGGACTTATCGGTCCGGTGACGCTGAACGGCGCCGAAGTGCGCGGGTGGGAAGTGCTGCGGGTGGACACGCAGCATCCTGGTCAGTATCTCGAGCGTGGCGGTGGTGATCGTCCCTCGGTGGTCGGTCCGGTGGTCGCGCGCGCGGTGTTCGAGCTTGAGGAGGTCGCCGACCTCCACCTGTCGACGGCCGGGCTCGGCAAGGGCATGGCATGGCTCAACGGGTGGCCGCTCGGTCGCTTCTGGTCGCGGGGTCCGCAGCAGTCCCTGTATGCGCCGGAGCCAGCGACGAGAGCCGGGCGGAACGAGCTGGTGGTGCTGGCGCTCAACGGCGCCCTCCCATCCCGGGCACGCTTCCTCGCCCATCCCGACCGTGGGCCACTGGAGGCGTGAGCGCTGATCACCGCATCCGGCGCGCCGCTTCGACCGCTGGGACAAACAAGCGCAGGTCGCCTCGGCGTTCCGCTTCCGCCAAGAGGGTGGATAGGTCGGGGTCGAGCCCATTGCGCAGTGCTCGCGCAGTCGAGTCCGGTTGATACCCGAGCTCCCGGATGGCTGTGAGTACGCGATCGCGCGTGCTCGGGCTCACCGCGCGCGAACCGTTGACCACTCGAGAGACCGTCTGCGCCGACACGCCAGCGAGCGCAGCGACATCGCGGATCGTGGGCCGACGGGCTGCAGGCGACATGCGGGCATTTTATCCCCGTATGCAAGTTAAATGCGAGGGATGCATGGAATATGCGTTCTGTGGAAGGATCGTTACATGCGTCACCAGAGGGTTCTGTTCATCGGCGGCACTGGCGTCATCAGTTCGCACTGCGTTAGCGCGGCGAACCGGGCTGGTCACGAAGTCACGGTTCTCACGCGTGGCGTGCGCGATGATCACGAGATCCCGGACGGAGTGCGGTCGCTGGTCGGTGACATCCGGGATCCCGAGCGCTCCCGTCTACTCACCGAGTCAGGTGGCTTTGACATCGTGGTCGACTTCCTCGCGTTCGACCCGGAGGACGTTCGCTCGCGGATTGATCTGCTGGACGGCTGCGTCGCCCAGTATGTCTTCATCAGCTCGGCGTCCACCTATCTCAAGCCTCCCGCGCGTCTGCCGGTCACCGAGTCCGCCCCGCTGCGCAACCCCCACTCCGCCTATGCCCGCGCGAAGATCGCGTGCGAGGACGTCCTCGTCGCCGCGTTCCGTGAGCGGTCGTTTCCCGCGACCATCGTCCGGCCGTCGCACACCTACGACCAGACGTCCATCCCGACCCTCGGCCGCTGGACCGACATCGCGCGCATGCGCGCCGGCAAGCCGGTGATCGTCCACGGCGACGGCACCACACCCTGGACGATCACGCACGCGAGGGATTTCGCGACCGCATTCTCTGGCCTGCTCCGCCACCCAGCCGCGATCGGAGACGTATTTCACATCACCGGCGACCACGCGCCCACCTGGGACCAGATCTACACGTGGCTCGCCGAGGCGGCAGGTGTGGAGCCGCGCCTGGTCCATGTCCCGTCCGAAACGCTGGGCGCTATACGGCCCGATTGGTCGGCGACCCTCGTCGGGGACAAAGCCCATGCGATGGTTTTCGACAACTCCAAGCTGAAGGCACTCGTTTCAGGGCTGGGCCCAGCGCAGACCTTCGACGAGGGTGCGCGGGAGATCGTCGCCTGGTACAACGCGCATCCCGAACGGCAGATCGTCGACGCGGGGACCGATGCGGTCTTCGACGTTCTCGTCGAACGATTCGGGGGTCGGTGAGATGATCCGGTCGGACGGACTGCGTTGGGGGATCCTGGGAACCGGCGTCATCGCGAGTTTGATGGTCGGCGATTTGCAGAGGGATGGTCACGTCGTGGCCGCCGTCGGCTCCCGCCGGCCGGAAGTGGCGGCCGCGTTCGCGGAGAAACACGAGATCCCACAGTCGCATGGCAGCTACGAGGAGCTGGTCGGGAATCCCGCTGTCGACATCGTGTACGTCGCCACTCCCCATGTGCTGCACCTCCCGAACGCGCTTCTGGCGCTCTCCGCTGGGAAGCACGTGCTTGTGGAGAAGCCGTTCACGATGGACGCGGACGAGGCTGGTCGGCTCGCCGCAGCGTCCCGCTCGGCGGGTCTTGTGGCGATGGAGGCCATGTGGACGCGGTGGTTGCCGCACATGAACCGCATCCGTGAGCTCGTGGCTGCCGGCGCCCTGGGGGAACTGCGTACGGTCGTCGCGCACCACGGCCGACGCGTCGTGGCGCCGCCGACGGACCGGATGTACGACGCACGCCTGGGCGGCGGCGCACTCCTGGACTCCGGCATCTATCCCGTCTCCTTCGCGTGGGACCTGCTGGGCGCGCCGATCGGCGTGGAAGCTGTGGCACATCTGACGTCGACAGGGGTCGACCGCCAGACGTCAATGCTCCTCACCTACGAGACAGGGGCGACGGCCGCTCTGACGTGCGAACTGGACGCTGCGAATCTAAACAACGCCGTGGTCGTCGGCACAGAGGCACGCATCGAGCTGGACGCTCCGTTCTTCGCACCGACGGGCTTCCGTCTGGTGGATGCGGGTGGGACGGTGATCGAGGAGTACCGGTCAGTGATCGAGGGTCGAGGAATGCAGTTCCAGGCACGTGCGATCGAGAGCGTCATCGCGAATGGGCAGGCGGGCGACCCGGTTCTCCCTCTGGATGAGAGCGTCGCCATCATGGGCACCGTGGACCTGATACGCGAGCGCATCGGCCTCACCTATCCCGCTCGCTGACTGCGAGCACTATGAACACAACGCGCGCCACCTGATCGTCCCTTCTTACGGTTGTCCCACCCGTTCCCGCGGGTCACCGTAGACATCACAGAAGGACGACCCATCATGACCACGTGCACACCACCTCCGACGGACCGGATCGGATCGAACCGTCCGGACGCCATTGCAGCGCCGCGTCGGCGCCGGCGTCGCGCTCTCGCGCTCGGCGTTACCTCTCTTCTCGCCGCGTCCGGCATCGTCGCCGTCGGCTCGGTTCCGGCGGGCGCCGCGACCGAACCGGCGCCGGCGCCCACGTATGTGGCCTTCGGTCACAGCGGTTCGGACGCCGCGCTGAAGCGTGTGATCGTCGGCCATGGCGACACGGAGCCGACGGACGTCCGCTTCGATCAGTGGGTCGATCCGACCAGCGCTGCAATCGGCAACGATGGCGACATCTACGTCTCCGACACCGGGGCACACACGTTGTACCGCATTGATGCGTCCCTCGACCCGCATGTCGTCCCGCTCCCCAGCGGTACCGTTCCCGGTGCGCTCGCGGTCGATGGGCAGGGCACCGTTTCGGTCTACGACTCCGCCAATCAGCGCATCGTGCGCGTGGGGGCTCAGGGCACCGTCGAGTTCCCCGTCACCGGTCCCCTCAACGACCTCGCGGTCGGCGCGGACGGCGACCTGTTCGGCTACCGCGCGCAGACCGGTTCGATCGTCCACGTCGATCTCACGACGGGGCAGGAGCAGCCGGTGGCATCCGCGGCGGGAGCGAAGGGTCTGGCGATCGACGCATCTGGCAACTTCTACACCACGGTCCCCGGCACGCCGTCGCAGGTTCTCAAGATCGGTCCTGGCAACACGAAGACGCCGATCTCCGGTGCCTGGTCGATGCCGAGCGGCGTCGCCGTGGGCGAGGACGGCAGCCTTTACGTCGCGAACACCGGTGCCGGGGCCATCCGCATCGTCGCGAAGGACGGATCCCAGCGTGTTACCCCGTTCGATGGCCTTGTCCCGCTAGGGGTCGCGGTCGCGCCTAGTGCGCCCGCCTTCACAAGCGAGGCTCCCACCGGCGCCCCGCTCGGCCAGTCCTTCCGATTCGCCTTCCATGCGAGCGGCGTGCCGGCGCCGGTGCTGTCGATCAGCAGCGACAGCGCGGTCCCCGGCCTGCAGTTCGACGCGACCACGGGGACGCTCGCGGGCACCCCGAGCGCGCCGGGCACGCATTCGTTCACCGTGACCGCCCGGAATGCATCTGGAACGGCGACGCAGCACGTCGACCTCACAGTGGGCAGCGCGCCGGTGTTCGGCACGATCACCTCCCCGCAGGAGGCGCGGGTCGGATCCGACTACAGCGCCTCGTTCCCGGCGACCGGTTCCCCGGCGCCGACCTACTCGGCCGCCGGTCTGCCCGAGGGCCTGAGCATCGACACCGCCACTGGGATGGTCTCGGGTAAGCCCAAGACCGTCGGCGAGTACAGCTACACCGTCACGGCGACCAACGCCGTCGGCGCCGTGACGACCGCAGCCCAGAAGTTGACCGTCAGCACGGGCGAGCTCGTGGTCGACCGCGTCTCGGGGGCCGACCGGTACGACACCTCCGTCCAGGTCTCGCGGGAGGCGTTCGCAGACGACTCCGCCAAGGTGGTCTTCGTCGCCAGCGGGAACTCCTTCGCCGATGCCCTGTCGGCAGGTCCGGCCGCCGCCAAACTGGGAGGCCCCGTCCTCCTCACCGCTCCGGGCGCGCTGCCCGGCGGAGTCGCGGACGAGATCCGGCGCCTCGGTGCTAAGCGGGTCGTCGTCGTGGGCGGGAACGCCGTGGTGTCCGACTCGGTGCTGGCCTCGCTCGCGGCCATTGTGCCGGACACGGTGAGGGTCGGCGGTGCGGACCGGTTCGCCACCTCCCGCGCCATCGCCCAGTTCGGGTTCGGCTCGCAGGGGGCTTCCGATGCCGTCGTCGCCACCGGACTGAACTTCCCGGACGCCCTTTCGGCGGGTGCCGCCATCGGTGCACGCGGACCGGTCGTGCTCGTCAACGGCGGCGCTTCGGACATCGACACCGACACCCGGGCGCTGCTCGGGTCCAAGGGTCTGGGCGTCAAGAACATCTGGATCGCTGGCGGCACCGCTGTCGTCTCCCCGGGTATCCAGTCCGGGCTGGGAACGGTGGCGACGACCACCCGCCTCGCCGGAAGCGACCGCTACGGGACGTCGGAGGCGATCAACGCGGCCTTCTTCTCCAAGAGCGGAGCGGACCGGATGCTGCTGGCGACCGGTACGAACTTCCCGGACGCCCTGTCGGGCGGAGCATGGGCGGGCTCCTTCCACGGACCGCTGTCGCTCTCGCCGGGTGGATGCGTGCCGCAGGGGGTGCTCTCCTCGATCACGTCCCTCGGAGTGTCGCACGTCACGCTCCTGGGCGGCGAGGCCGCGCTCTCGCCCGCCGTCGAGAAGCTGACCGCCTGCTAGCGCGATCGCTTTCACCGCAGGCCGGCCGGTCCGTCAGATGACGGGCCGGCCGTTCGGCGTATGTGTGCCGCGGAGGTCGCGATCACTACGAGCAGAACCTGCGAGCGCGCCTCCCGGGGATCCAGGATGGAATCGCACCGGACAACGGTGGTGCTGGGATCCGGGTCCCCTTCTGTGTCTCATCGCCACCGTCGGGTGCTGACCGCGGCCGGATCGGGAAACGGCCGCGGTCATCAAGCGGGGTGCGCTCGTCGGGCGGGGGCACCCCGCCCTATGCATAGGCCCGGACGCTGACGACGCGGGCCAGCGGGTCGCCGTTCGTGCTCGTCACCACCACCCGCAGAGAAGATGTCTCGACAGGCCCGTCGAGGGTGTGGATGCGGTGACGGCGACGGTTCCCGGCGATGTCGGCGACGGTCTTCCATGCGCCATCGACGAGGGCTTCGATGCGGTAGTCGCGTACCAGTTGCGGGAAGACCCGGTGCGGGGTGCGGTGGTGGTGGAGCGTGTTGAGCTCGACATCCACGTCGTCGTCGAAAACGAGTCGAACGCTGCGGATGGTCTGCGGCTCCGCC is drawn from Leifsonia shinshuensis and contains these coding sequences:
- a CDS encoding LacI family DNA-binding transcriptional regulator; amino-acid sequence: MSPAARRPTIRDVAALAGVSAQTVSRVVNGSRAVSPSTRDRVLTAIRELGYQPDSTARALRNGLDPDLSTLLAEAERRGDLRLFVPAVEAARRMR
- a CDS encoding MurR/RpiR family transcriptional regulator — encoded protein: MTTAAEPSPLQLLRDALPTLTGARLRVAEVVLADPLEAGRKSITWLATRAETQPATVTRLSSSLGYSGFPAFRAAIASESGRELQAGWASDIGTDVAPDDPPETIMNVLAGHQFRALRSALANVDLARIARAADLIASADRVEIFGEWGDHPPADELQMRLMRLGVPVWMHDGAYGARVGASLLGPEGVAIAISRNGDSEIAQAFLAEAAAHGATTIAITGAPDGAVGAASDIVLFTGTGGGRTWTEYFAGRASDGFVGGVLWMLVAQRRGASFMLPG
- a CDS encoding beta-galactosidase — protein: MRFWYGADYNPEQWPEDVWAEDIRLMQEAGVTVATVGVFSWAQLEPEEGRFEFGWLDRVFELLHRAGIRVDLATATASPPPWLTSAYPEVLLTDEWGHVLSPGSRQHFNPSSSTYRRLSLRLVRALAERYGRHPALITWHIGNEFGNDNPRDFGDESAAAFRHWLQRKYATIDELNRRWGTEFWSQRYSAFEEILPPRAAPTFRNPAQLLDFDRFASDVLLENHRAEAEVLRAHSPGIPITTNFMGMFKPADYWSWADDVDFVSDDAYPDPADPGSWKDAALQRDLMRSLKPGTPWVLMEQATGAVNWRALNAPKRPDQMRALSYQAIARGADGIMFFQWRQSQRGGEKFHSGMVPHAGTDTRIWREVVQLGGELKRLEQLAGSSVGRQAVAIVADWDSWWSLEQEATPARIDYKARVSAWHHALLDLGVNTDFVGRDSDLSPYRVVIAPALFVASQSTLEALDRYVRAGGTLLVAAPAGLTDEDAALSDGGFLGSLAGTLGIRIEELAPHGPHDPVSLSGAVEATTLAWSEVVHARGADVIAVFEGGIVDGGPALTRRAVDGGVGWYLAADPDVAGMRDVLRLVLEDSGIAPATLPASVELVRRADATFVINHGSTPVTVDVAGTDLLSGQRLESPTLEPFGVVIVTGD
- a CDS encoding beta-galactosidase; this translates as MTTFTIGESDFLLDGSPFRILSGAIHYFRVHPGQWEDRIVAAREMGLNTIETYVAWNEHAPERGRFDTDGRLDLVGFLRLVQDAGMHAIVRPGPFICAEWDNGGLPGWLTRDCGEHIRRSDPAYLDAVGEYFAHVLPLLAPLQVDSGGPIILMQVENEYGAYGSDKGYLSTLADWMRAAGITVPLTTIDQPTDQMLADGSLPGLHKTASFGSNGRDRLARLRRHQPDGPLMCAEFWDGWFDHWGGRHNTTDPEEAARQLDEILSTGASVNIYMFHGGTNFGLTNGANHKGYYEPTTTSYDYDAPLSENGVRTQKYDAFRRVLSRYTEVPPLMRRDPAASPEFEVAFDTAARLLSVLAGDAGECFDTAPTMDELGAYRGLVLYRTNVRGGVLRFGEIRDRAHVLLDGRSIAVLEREHNDRAVDVPDGEGVLEILVEDQGRVNYGPRIGEAKGLIGPVTLNGAEVRGWEVLRVDTQHPGQYLERGGGDRPSVVGPVVARAVFELEEVADLHLSTAGLGKGMAWLNGWPLGRFWSRGPQQSLYAPEPATRAGRNELVVLALNGALPSRARFLAHPDRGPLEA
- a CDS encoding FAD-dependent oxidoreductase, producing the protein MQQHTVVSDVTVIGGGLAGVAAAIRAARSGATVALINNRPVLGGNSSSEIRVWVCGATAHGAQKFARETGVMGELFLENQYRNPEGNPFYWDQVVLDAVRAEPLISLYLNTDVTEVHAEGPDDERIIRSVTGWQQGSEKRIVFSGPVFVDASGDGLVGHLAGAWYASGREAASVYGEEWAPEVPDDNMLGSTLFFYTKDVGEPVRFVPPSITKDIAATSILAHRRIDTRANGCDYWWIEWGGELDAVHDNEAIRDELWGVVYGIWDHIKNSGLYDADTLTLEWVGSVPGKREYRRFVGDYVLTQNDIMEQTRFPDTIGFGGWSIDLHPPGGMYSTDEGSKHLFTSGVYHIPFRSLYSRNVTNMLMAGRDISASHVAFGTTRVMATCAVTGEAAGAGAALAARYGEPPRTIGSERLTELHELLLRGDASMLGVPWEAADDLALTGEVSASSTLTELAVAVEEDAVSYPLDEHDFGLHLPVDPRLDRIRILIEAEGSTSVTVELWSTAGGENHIPVSFIDRREVEVQGGLSMLEADFGYEPAEPEDVVVLIRRAAGLSVVVNPRPAPYGTLGLLSRTPATDLHRPQSNAWSAAELRRQSVVFEATPFTRAYRPSNVSGGFARPYRGPALWSSAEMAGDQPEHLEVRWKEAVSIGRVELVFNDDVDEDLVNLHHHRTPFPVIPELVRDYRVDVETADGWRTVVSVTGNRVRHRAHDVALDERISALRVVVEATNGSAWATVVGVRVFR
- a CDS encoding NAD-dependent epimerase/dehydratase family protein, translated to MRHQRVLFIGGTGVISSHCVSAANRAGHEVTVLTRGVRDDHEIPDGVRSLVGDIRDPERSRLLTESGGFDIVVDFLAFDPEDVRSRIDLLDGCVAQYVFISSASTYLKPPARLPVTESAPLRNPHSAYARAKIACEDVLVAAFRERSFPATIVRPSHTYDQTSIPTLGRWTDIARMRAGKPVIVHGDGTTPWTITHARDFATAFSGLLRHPAAIGDVFHITGDHAPTWDQIYTWLAEAAGVEPRLVHVPSETLGAIRPDWSATLVGDKAHAMVFDNSKLKALVSGLGPAQTFDEGAREIVAWYNAHPERQIVDAGTDAVFDVLVERFGGR
- a CDS encoding Gfo/Idh/MocA family oxidoreductase, which encodes MIRSDGLRWGILGTGVIASLMVGDLQRDGHVVAAVGSRRPEVAAAFAEKHEIPQSHGSYEELVGNPAVDIVYVATPHVLHLPNALLALSAGKHVLVEKPFTMDADEAGRLAAASRSAGLVAMEAMWTRWLPHMNRIRELVAAGALGELRTVVAHHGRRVVAPPTDRMYDARLGGGALLDSGIYPVSFAWDLLGAPIGVEAVAHLTSTGVDRQTSMLLTYETGATAALTCELDAANLNNAVVVGTEARIELDAPFFAPTGFRLVDAGGTVIEEYRSVIEGRGMQFQARAIESVIANGQAGDPVLPLDESVAIMGTVDLIRERIGLTYPAR